The following coding sequences are from one Verrucosispora sp. WMMD573 window:
- a CDS encoding ATP-binding protein: MKIAFVGKGGSGKTTLAALHARHLAAEGHPVLAIDADINQHLAVALAGPAAAAGTKRPLSEHLPAIKEYLRGGNPRIGSAAQMVKTTPPGRGSRLLRVTEENPIYAECVGTVGGVRLASTGEFSAEDLGVACYHSKVGAVELLLNHLLDGPGEYVVVDMTAGADSFASGLFTRFDHTFLVCEPTVRSVSVYRQYAGYARDYGVALSVIGNKVEDATDVDFLREHVGADLLTWMSRSAYVRRAERGTVGPLHDLEDANRAVLDRMVEAVDGTTQDWAAFTRWAHEFHRRNAEAWANDRAGVDLTTQIDPDFRMGPAALAGAVPHA, translated from the coding sequence ATGAAGATCGCCTTTGTCGGCAAGGGCGGCAGTGGCAAGACCACTCTCGCCGCGCTCCACGCCCGCCATCTCGCCGCCGAGGGCCACCCGGTGCTGGCCATCGACGCCGACATCAACCAGCACCTCGCGGTGGCCCTCGCCGGTCCGGCAGCGGCGGCGGGCACGAAGCGCCCGTTGAGTGAGCACCTGCCGGCGATCAAGGAGTACCTGCGCGGCGGCAACCCGCGCATCGGCTCGGCTGCTCAGATGGTCAAGACGACTCCACCGGGACGAGGCTCGCGACTGCTGCGGGTGACGGAGGAGAACCCGATCTACGCGGAGTGCGTCGGCACCGTCGGCGGCGTACGGCTGGCGTCGACCGGCGAGTTCAGTGCCGAGGATCTGGGAGTGGCCTGCTACCACTCGAAGGTCGGCGCGGTGGAGTTGCTGCTGAACCATCTGCTCGACGGGCCCGGCGAGTACGTCGTGGTGGACATGACCGCCGGTGCCGACTCGTTCGCCTCGGGGCTGTTCACCCGCTTCGATCACACCTTCCTGGTCTGCGAACCGACCGTGCGCAGCGTCAGTGTCTACCGCCAGTACGCCGGCTACGCGCGTGACTACGGGGTGGCCCTGTCGGTGATCGGCAACAAGGTCGAGGATGCCACCGATGTGGACTTCCTCCGCGAGCACGTCGGCGCGGACCTGCTGACCTGGATGAGCCGCTCGGCATATGTGCGCCGCGCCGAGCGTGGCACGGTCGGCCCGCTGCACGACCTCGAGGACGCCAACCGGGCCGTGCTGGACCGGATGGTCGAGGCTGTCGACGGCACCACGCAGGACTGGGCGGCGTTCACCCGGTGGGCCCACGAGTTCCACCGCCGCAACGCCGAGGCGTGGGCCAACGACCGCGCCGGAGTCGACCTCACCACCCAGATCGACCCGGACTTCCGCATGGGGCCAGCCGCGCTGGCCGGGGCCGTCCCCCACGCCTGA
- a CDS encoding LLM class flavin-dependent oxidoreductase has protein sequence MTADPGEARRAGRGVRAHLFLLAGQRPGESHAEALATAHRYGHAAEAAGFAGVWIAEHHFISYGVCPSAITFAAHLLGATRRIEVGTAACILSNRHPVALGEEAALLHELSGGRFRLGVGRGGPWVDLEVFGTGTDRFTHGFQDSLELLARWLSGAPTVAGNDIFPFRPVAVVPRPRGPLPVWVAATSTGTVDLAARHGLPLLLGLHADLTEKAELLDRYTRVTQAHGHDPVGVDHASAHLAQVAESDAAAAGLVTSGLPPLLAGTREYVRLDGTPAGRRDPAGYVKHLIDIHPVGAPLRCRQAVARAAALPGVRHLLFLVEAGGGLEVGLANIHRLATDVLDLVPVGDGGRDTPMPVSQVGSASEDATTRYYAPHGNGYR, from the coding sequence GTGACTGCTGATCCGGGTGAGGCCCGGCGGGCCGGTCGGGGCGTACGCGCGCACCTGTTCCTGCTCGCCGGGCAGCGCCCCGGCGAATCGCACGCCGAGGCGCTGGCGACCGCCCACCGCTACGGCCACGCGGCCGAGGCCGCCGGCTTCGCCGGTGTGTGGATAGCCGAGCACCACTTCATCTCCTACGGCGTGTGCCCGTCGGCGATCACCTTCGCCGCGCACCTGCTCGGTGCCACCCGCCGCATCGAGGTGGGCACCGCCGCGTGCATCCTGTCCAACCGGCACCCGGTGGCGCTCGGCGAGGAGGCAGCGCTGCTGCACGAGCTGTCCGGTGGACGGTTCCGGCTCGGTGTCGGTCGGGGCGGACCCTGGGTGGACCTGGAGGTCTTCGGCACCGGAACCGACCGCTTCACCCACGGCTTCCAGGACTCCCTGGAACTGCTGGCCCGGTGGCTGTCCGGGGCACCGACCGTGGCCGGCAACGATATTTTCCCGTTCCGTCCGGTCGCGGTGGTGCCCCGGCCGCGCGGCCCACTGCCCGTCTGGGTCGCGGCGACCTCGACCGGCACGGTCGATCTCGCCGCCCGGCACGGCCTGCCGCTGCTGCTCGGCCTGCACGCCGATCTCACCGAGAAGGCGGAGCTGCTCGACCGCTACACGCGGGTGACCCAGGCGCACGGCCACGATCCCGTCGGTGTCGATCATGCCAGCGCCCATCTCGCCCAAGTGGCGGAGAGCGATGCGGCGGCGGCCGGGCTGGTCACCAGCGGCCTTCCCCCGCTGCTGGCCGGCACCCGGGAGTACGTCCGCCTGGACGGCACGCCGGCCGGACGGCGAGATCCGGCCGGCTACGTGAAGCATCTGATCGACATCCATCCGGTGGGCGCGCCGCTGCGCTGCCGGCAGGCGGTCGCGCGGGCGGCGGCGTTGCCCGGCGTACGCCACCTGCTGTTCCTGGTGGAGGCCGGCGGGGGGCTCGAAGTCGGGCTGGCCAACATCCACCGGCTGGCCACCGACGTGCTTGATCTCGTACCGGTCGGCGATGGCGGGCGGGACACACCGATGCCGGTGAGTCAGGTGGGTTCGGCGTCGGAGGACGCGACGACCCGCTACTATGCGCCTCATGGAAACGGTTACCGTTAG
- a CDS encoding SCO5389 family protein, translating to MSLTVPPSLLRAAESGPVDDEAFVACVRESLPYAWQTVSRVASELASSDAEFADNQVPPPSEAERGQLLRALASDAIRSSLERHFGVKLAFQNCHRIAAFRPSAVDSDLYRRFISVRGQLLNQSPELRDC from the coding sequence ATGTCTCTCACCGTGCCGCCGAGCCTGCTGCGGGCCGCCGAGTCCGGCCCCGTTGATGACGAGGCATTCGTGGCCTGCGTCCGCGAGTCACTGCCGTACGCCTGGCAGACCGTCAGTCGGGTGGCGTCGGAGCTGGCGTCCTCCGACGCCGAGTTCGCCGACAACCAGGTGCCCCCGCCCAGCGAGGCGGAGCGGGGCCAACTGTTGCGCGCGTTGGCCAGCGACGCCATCCGGTCCAGTCTGGAGCGCCACTTCGGCGTCAAGCTCGCCTTCCAGAACTGCCACCGGATCGCGGCGTTCCGACCGTCCGCCGTCGACTCCGACCTCTACCGCCGATTCATCTCGGTGCGGGGCCAGCTGCTGAACCAGTCTCCCGAGCTGCGTGACTGCTGA
- a CDS encoding TIGR03557 family F420-dependent LLM class oxidoreductase → MRIGYKLSSEGFGPNEIIRQAVRAEQVGFDFVEISDHFHPWLDSQGHSSFTWTVLGAIAARTDRIELATGVTCPSVRYHPAIIAQAAATLALVSDNRFTLGVGAGERLNEHVVGQGFPGARGRHERLREALEIIRLLWSGGYRSYEGRHLQLDDARVFDLPEQLPVIAVAASGEASATIAAELGDGLFATEPEADLVQTYQRLGGQGPRYAEVPLAWAPDEQQAVRAAWETSRWSVTGWKVMSELPNPVNFDAASRTVTEDDIRQQFAVGPDPDVHVQAVRTYVEAGFDHVVLQNAGPDPDGFLDFFQDTLSARLRALG, encoded by the coding sequence ATGCGGATCGGATACAAGCTGTCCAGCGAGGGCTTCGGGCCGAACGAGATCATCCGGCAGGCGGTGCGCGCCGAGCAGGTCGGGTTCGACTTCGTCGAGATAAGCGACCACTTTCACCCCTGGTTGGACAGCCAGGGCCACTCGTCGTTCACCTGGACCGTGCTCGGAGCGATCGCCGCCCGGACCGACCGGATCGAACTGGCGACCGGGGTCACCTGCCCGAGCGTGCGCTACCACCCGGCGATCATCGCCCAGGCCGCCGCCACCCTCGCCCTGGTCTCCGACAACCGGTTCACCCTCGGCGTCGGTGCGGGCGAGCGCCTGAACGAGCACGTGGTCGGCCAGGGCTTCCCCGGCGCGCGGGGGCGACACGAACGGCTCCGCGAGGCGCTGGAGATCATCCGGCTGCTCTGGTCCGGCGGCTACCGGTCGTACGAGGGCAGGCATCTCCAGTTGGACGACGCCCGCGTGTTCGACCTGCCCGAACAACTGCCCGTCATCGCCGTCGCCGCCAGCGGCGAGGCGTCCGCGACCATCGCCGCGGAACTCGGCGACGGGCTGTTCGCCACCGAGCCCGAGGCTGATCTCGTGCAGACCTACCAGCGACTCGGCGGGCAGGGCCCCCGCTACGCCGAGGTTCCGCTCGCCTGGGCTCCCGACGAGCAGCAGGCCGTGCGGGCGGCCTGGGAGACCAGCCGCTGGTCGGTCACCGGCTGGAAGGTGATGAGCGAACTGCCGAACCCGGTGAACTTCGACGCGGCGTCGCGCACCGTCACCGAGGACGACATCCGGCAGCAGTTCGCCGTCGGCCCCGACCCCGACGTGCACGTCCAGGCGGTCCGGACGTACGTCGAGGCGGGCTTCGACCACGTCGTGCTACAGAACGCCGGCCCCGACCCCGACGGCTTCCTCGACTTCTTCCAGGACACCCTCTCCGCGCGGCTGCGCGCCCTCGGCTGA
- a CDS encoding metalloregulator ArsR/SmtB family transcription factor, with protein sequence MDDVAAAIADPVRRRILELLRERRLPAGRIAEEFEISRPAISRHLRVLRDCGLVRDTVVGRQRVYELDPTRLAELVRWLTPFTRTDLWERRFDALETEVYRARRDRRTGDSPSAPQERTA encoded by the coding sequence GTGGACGACGTGGCCGCCGCGATCGCGGACCCGGTGCGGCGGCGCATCCTCGAACTGCTGCGCGAGCGCCGGCTGCCGGCCGGGCGGATCGCCGAGGAGTTCGAGATCAGCCGGCCGGCGATCAGCCGACACCTGCGCGTGCTGCGCGACTGCGGCCTGGTCCGCGACACAGTCGTCGGCCGCCAGCGGGTCTACGAACTGGATCCGACCCGGCTCGCCGAGCTGGTGCGGTGGCTGACCCCGTTCACCCGGACCGACCTTTGGGAACGTCGCTTCGACGCCCTGGAGACCGAGGTCTACCGTGCCCGCCGCGACCGCCGCACCGGCGACTCGCCATCCGCCCCACAGGAGCGCACCGCATGA